Proteins encoded by one window of Ignavibacteriota bacterium:
- a CDS encoding NapC/NirT family cytochrome c yields the protein MKIKLPTSAYNWISLTGAVISIISLFMIVFLFAISYFYDKGGSYLGLVIYIILPAFLIGGLILIPIGMLKNFNKNKTIERKLPFIDLNRKDHRNAFLIFAAGTTIFLFISALGSYEAFHYTESTEFCGTLCHSVMNPEYTAYQNSAHAKVRCVECHVGTGADWYVKSKLSGLYQVYAVIANVYPKPIPTPIKNLRPARETCEECHWPQKFYSRQLRTEKHFLTDEKNSEWDISLIMKIGPSDNAKGLESGIHWHINPNVKIEFVSLDDKEQQIPWVKYTDKKTGKEKIFINSDLNFSPKMLDSLKVRTMDCIDCHNRPSHIYKPPTLFVNEAISRGNIPKELPEIKNLCMEICDEKFSTTDSAMSNIKNKIEQFYGENYPEIMNGNKPLIEKAVSGLQNIYKKNIFPEMNVRWEAYPNNIGHMEFPGCFRCHSDSHESESGEIISKNCNLCHIISAQGEPENLEVANYNSFLEFKHPDDIGDDWKEGICVDCHTGLNP from the coding sequence ATGAAAATTAAACTCCCGACCTCGGCATACAACTGGATTTCTTTAACCGGCGCTGTTATTTCAATAATTAGTCTTTTTATGATCGTTTTTCTTTTTGCCATTTCTTATTTCTACGATAAAGGCGGATCATATCTCGGATTGGTAATTTATATAATTTTACCGGCGTTTTTAATAGGCGGTTTAATTTTAATTCCCATTGGTATGTTAAAAAATTTTAACAAGAATAAAACCATAGAAAGAAAATTACCTTTTATTGATTTGAACAGAAAAGATCACAGAAATGCATTTCTAATTTTTGCAGCAGGCACTACAATATTTTTGTTTATTTCAGCGCTCGGAAGTTACGAAGCTTTCCATTATACTGAATCAACGGAATTCTGCGGAACACTGTGTCATTCGGTAATGAATCCGGAATACACGGCTTACCAAAATTCAGCACATGCAAAAGTAAGATGTGTAGAATGTCACGTTGGCACAGGCGCGGATTGGTATGTAAAATCTAAATTATCGGGACTTTATCAAGTTTACGCGGTAATTGCCAATGTATATCCAAAACCTATTCCCACACCAATAAAAAATTTAAGACCAGCACGCGAAACTTGTGAAGAATGTCATTGGCCTCAAAAATTCTACTCCAGACAATTAAGAACTGAAAAACATTTTCTCACTGATGAAAAAAACAGCGAATGGGATATTTCGTTAATAATGAAAATTGGACCTTCGGATAATGCAAAAGGTTTAGAATCAGGAATTCATTGGCATATAAATCCAAATGTTAAAATTGAATTTGTATCTTTAGATGATAAGGAGCAACAGATTCCTTGGGTAAAATACACAGATAAAAAAACCGGTAAAGAAAAAATATTTATTAATTCCGATTTGAATTTTAGTCCTAAAATGCTTGATTCCTTAAAAGTAAGAACAATGGATTGTATCGACTGCCATAACAGACCATCTCATATTTATAAACCGCCGACATTGTTCGTTAACGAAGCTATAAGCAGAGGAAACATTCCGAAAGAACTTCCCGAGATTAAAAATTTATGCATGGAAATTTGTGATGAAAAATTTTCGACAACTGATTCGGCGATGTCTAATATTAAAAATAAAATTGAGCAATTTTACGGCGAAAACTATCCGGAAATAATGAACGGAAACAAACCGCTTATTGAAAAAGCAGTTTCGGGTTTACAGAACATTTATAAAAAAAATATTTTTCCGGAAATGAACGTTAGATGGGAAGCTTATCCAAATAACATCGGACATATGGAATTCCCCGGATGTTTCAGGTGCCACTCAGATTCTCATGAATCCGAATCTGGGGAAATAATTTCTAAAAACTGCAATTTGTGTCATATAATTAGCGCACAAGGAGAGCCTGAAAATTTAGAAGTCGCAAATTATAATTCGTTTTTGGAATTTAAGCATCCGGACGATATCGGCGATGATTGGAAAGAAGGAATTTGCGTTGATTGTCATACAGGATTGAATCCATAA
- a CDS encoding response regulator: MEYNKDILIIDDESVILDAIQKIVSLENLTSDACLDVDEALEKLETKSYRLIISDIMMPGKDGFQLLQILNQKRIPTPVIITTGYSTLENAVKVLYDGAIGFIPKPFTLEELISLVTRGLVYQKLFKDKFNLSKISNDELLAFVPCPTKYYRLGHDSWLSYSAEGTILIGVTDLFLKSINSVKTIELMRRDETLYQGGVCAKITDSKELIHQLLSPISGKIIEINNQIFETKNLLEKDPYFEGWIYRIIPNNIDSELTNLIPCSSDY; this comes from the coding sequence ATGGAATATAACAAAGACATATTAATCATAGATGACGAAAGCGTTATATTAGACGCAATTCAAAAAATAGTAAGTTTGGAAAACCTTACTTCAGATGCTTGTCTTGATGTTGATGAAGCATTAGAAAAACTAGAAACCAAATCTTACCGTTTGATTATCAGCGATATAATGATGCCGGGTAAAGATGGATTTCAACTTCTACAAATTTTAAATCAAAAACGAATACCAACACCAGTAATTATTACAACCGGTTATTCAACTTTGGAAAACGCCGTAAAAGTTTTATACGACGGCGCGATTGGTTTTATTCCCAAACCGTTTACTCTAGAAGAACTTATCAGCTTAGTTACACGAGGTTTGGTTTATCAAAAATTATTTAAAGATAAATTCAATTTATCTAAAATATCTAATGATGAATTGCTAGCTTTTGTTCCTTGCCCAACTAAATATTATAGATTAGGTCACGATAGCTGGCTAAGTTATTCCGCAGAAGGCACCATTTTAATTGGCGTTACCGATCTTTTTCTTAAGTCAATAAATTCGGTTAAAACTATTGAACTTATGAGGCGTGACGAAACATTATATCAAGGTGGCGTATGCGCAAAAATTACAGACAGCAAAGAACTTATACATCAGCTTCTATCACCGATAAGCGGAAAAATAATTGAAATAAATAATCAAATATTTGAAACAAAAAATCTGCTGGAAAAAGACCCTTACTTTGAAGGATGGATATATAGAATTATACCAAATAATATAGACAGCGAACTTACAAATTTAATACCATGTAGTTCGGACTATTAA
- a CDS encoding cytochrome C554, translating to MEVKVQKISIFLIFLLAFTFSVNAQKKYVGVKSCGMCHKKAEQGEQLKVWEGSSHAKAYETLKGEKANKIAADKGFKTSAVETPECLACHTLGSKVDASLLDKNFKIEDGVQCETCHGAGSEYKSKKVMEDHAASVAAGMTEYANEAAIEKQCLTCHNDKSPTFKEFKFKEMWDKIKHSVPEKKVNFKLSFTKKRISIRYPFLF from the coding sequence ATGGAGGTAAAAGTGCAAAAAATCTCAATTTTCTTAATATTTTTACTTGCGTTTACTTTTTCGGTAAATGCTCAGAAAAAATATGTCGGCGTAAAATCATGCGGAATGTGTCATAAAAAAGCTGAACAAGGCGAACAGTTAAAAGTATGGGAAGGAAGTTCGCACGCAAAAGCTTACGAAACTCTTAAAGGCGAAAAAGCAAATAAAATTGCTGCCGATAAAGGTTTTAAAACTTCGGCAGTTGAAACTCCTGAATGCCTAGCTTGCCATACATTAGGAAGCAAAGTAGACGCTTCTCTTCTTGATAAAAATTTCAAAATTGAAGATGGCGTACAATGTGAAACTTGTCATGGTGCCGGTTCTGAATACAAATCTAAAAAGGTTATGGAAGATCATGCTGCTTCTGTTGCTGCCGGCATGACAGAATACGCTAATGAAGCCGCTATTGAAAAACAATGTTTAACCTGCCATAATGATAAAAGTCCTACTTTCAAGGAATTCAAGTTCAAGGAAATGTGGGATAAAATCAAACATTCGGTTCCTGAGAAAAAGGTTAATTTCAAATTATCTTTTACAAAAAAAAGGATATCAATTAGATATCCTTTTTTATTTTAA
- a CDS encoding 4Fe-4S dicluster domain-containing protein: protein MPHNRRDFLKTIAAIGAGGTALSSITPKTSKAAPENILSNERNGVLVDSTVCIGCRKCEWACKGAHNIEQGSFEDYQNDDTFENERRPSAKSLTVVNKYFKDEDPATVKLQCMHCDHPACVSACIVGAFSKKENGSVVWDTDKCIGCRYCMVACPFQIPSFEYEKALNPKIAKCDFCYERTKEGKLPACVEMCPVEALTFGKREDLILEARRRIKNYPDRYFNHIFGEYEVGGTAWLYLAHKDLAGTVLPKLGNNPAPGVSESIQHGLFAYFVPPIAVYALLGGIMWLSKDRETKKENK from the coding sequence ATGCCGCATAACAGAAGAGATTTTTTAAAGACAATTGCTGCAATAGGAGCCGGTGGAACTGCGCTTTCATCTATTACTCCAAAGACGAGCAAAGCAGCTCCGGAAAATATTCTCAGCAATGAAAGAAATGGAGTGTTAGTAGATTCAACTGTTTGTATTGGCTGCAGAAAATGTGAATGGGCTTGCAAAGGAGCTCATAATATTGAGCAAGGTAGTTTTGAGGATTATCAAAATGACGATACTTTTGAAAATGAAAGAAGACCATCGGCAAAAAGTCTTACAGTTGTAAATAAATATTTTAAGGATGAAGATCCTGCCACGGTTAAATTACAATGCATGCACTGCGATCATCCGGCTTGTGTTTCAGCTTGCATAGTCGGCGCTTTCTCCAAAAAAGAAAATGGCTCGGTGGTTTGGGACACGGATAAATGTATTGGCTGCCGTTACTGCATGGTTGCATGTCCTTTCCAAATTCCTTCATTCGAATATGAAAAAGCTTTAAATCCCAAAATTGCTAAATGCGATTTTTGTTACGAAAGAACAAAAGAAGGCAAACTTCCCGCTTGTGTAGAAATGTGTCCTGTTGAAGCTCTAACATTTGGCAAGAGAGAAGATTTGATATTAGAAGCAAGACGCAGAATAAAAAATTATCCTGATAGATATTTCAATCATATTTTCGGTGAATATGAAGTTGGCGGAACAGCTTGGTTATATTTGGCACACAAAGATTTAGCAGGCACGGTTTTACCTAAATTGGGAAACAATCCTGCACCCGGCGTTTCAGAGTCAATACAGCATGGCTTATTTGCCTACTTCGTTCCTCCAATTGCGGTTTACGCTTTACTTGGCGGAATTATGTGGCTGTCAAAAGATAGAGAAACAAAGAAGGAGAATAAATAA
- a CDS encoding HAMP domain-containing protein, which yields MRLILAVSITVILILATFAYFSIKSQSDSLTSEVERHANQLSETIRYSTKFDMLSNRRDHIHNIINRIGEEKSIRNIRILNKEGEIIYSTQEKEIGDLVDKNAESCYVCHAKDQPMQRLSIKERTRIFKINPDSSRILGIINPIYNEKSCWEADCHAHPEDKTVLGVLDISVSLYDVDHLTEQSTYNVILFALIATLILATVVRFLVKNLIQKPVRSLVDATNYVAVGNFNYRIASKRKDELGRLANSFDNMTKKISEMRTQLFQSDKMASIGKLAAGVAHEINNPLTGVLTYSSFLLNRVKDNPEMKADLEVIVRETKRSREIVKGLLDFSRQSTPKRGKVEINTVIDNALSIVVNQLKINHIDLKKDFNPNIPEISGDANQIQQVILNLVVNSIDAIGSKGGTISIKTDLTKLSPYGITQIRKAICPKGHNLIDEDHKINGRASIKLKAKSGNNEGFVHLDPIYGNHNHHYGIHLSKNENVQLSCPECNISLLDENELSPNCNAPVYKITIPEQGTLKGCSRFGCSWQKWDFMDESGDHNYVEILISDTGCGIDKNDMDKIFDPFFSTKGQKGTGLGLSVIWGIVDNHRGKITVDSEVGKGTMFRIHLPEA from the coding sequence ATGCGATTAATTCTTGCGGTATCAATAACTGTAATTCTTATACTGGCAACGTTTGCCTACTTTAGCATAAAATCACAATCGGATAGTTTAACATCCGAAGTTGAACGGCATGCAAATCAGCTTAGTGAAACAATACGTTACAGCACAAAATTTGATATGCTTTCAAACAGAAGAGATCACATCCATAATATTATTAATAGAATTGGTGAAGAAAAAAGCATTAGAAATATTAGAATACTTAATAAAGAAGGCGAAATAATTTATTCAACACAGGAAAAAGAAATTGGAGACCTAGTAGATAAAAACGCCGAGAGCTGTTATGTTTGCCATGCTAAAGATCAGCCGATGCAAAGATTATCTATTAAAGAACGTACAAGAATATTCAAAATTAATCCTGACTCTTCAAGAATTTTAGGAATTATTAATCCAATTTATAATGAGAAAAGCTGTTGGGAAGCCGATTGCCACGCGCATCCTGAAGATAAAACTGTTTTAGGCGTTTTGGATATTTCTGTTTCACTTTATGATGTTGATCATTTAACAGAGCAAAGTACATACAACGTTATTTTATTTGCTTTAATAGCAACTTTAATTTTAGCAACCGTTGTAAGATTTTTGGTAAAAAATTTAATTCAAAAACCAGTAAGAAGTTTAGTAGACGCGACTAATTATGTTGCCGTAGGAAATTTTAATTACAGAATTGCTTCAAAAAGAAAAGATGAATTAGGAAGACTCGCAAATTCATTTGATAATATGACCAAAAAGATTTCCGAAATGAGAACTCAGCTTTTTCAATCGGATAAAATGGCATCCATTGGAAAACTTGCGGCCGGAGTTGCCCATGAAATTAATAACCCACTGACCGGTGTTCTAACATACAGCAGTTTTCTTCTTAATAGAGTAAAAGATAATCCTGAAATGAAAGCTGATCTTGAAGTGATTGTCCGCGAAACAAAAAGAAGCAGAGAAATTGTAAAAGGATTGCTTGACTTTTCTCGACAGTCAACTCCTAAAAGAGGTAAGGTTGAAATAAACACAGTGATAGATAATGCATTATCTATTGTTGTTAATCAATTGAAAATCAATCATATTGATTTAAAGAAAGATTTCAACCCTAACATTCCTGAAATTTCGGGAGACGCAAATCAAATTCAGCAGGTAATTTTAAATTTAGTCGTTAACTCAATAGATGCAATCGGAAGTAAAGGCGGAACGATTTCAATTAAAACAGATTTGACAAAACTCTCTCCTTACGGTATAACACAAATTCGGAAAGCAATTTGTCCTAAAGGACACAATCTAATTGATGAAGATCATAAAATTAATGGAAGAGCATCTATAAAGTTGAAAGCAAAATCAGGAAATAATGAAGGCTTTGTTCATCTTGACCCTATTTACGGAAATCATAACCATCATTACGGTATTCATTTAAGCAAAAATGAAAATGTCCAATTGTCTTGCCCTGAATGCAATATTTCTCTTTTAGATGAAAATGAGTTAAGTCCGAATTGCAACGCACCTGTATATAAAATTACAATTCCCGAACAAGGCACCTTGAAAGGATGCTCAAGATTTGGATGCAGTTGGCAGAAATGGGATTTTATGGATGAAAGCGGGGATCATAATTATGTTGAAATTTTGATATCAGATACCGGCTGCGGAATTGACAAGAATGATATGGATAAAATTTTTGATCCTTTCTTTTCTACAAAAGGACAAAAAGGTACCGGTCTTGGTTTATCAGTAATTTGGGGAATTGTAGATAATCATAGAGGTAAAATTACTGTTGACAGCGAAGTTGGAAAAGGAACCATGTTTAGAATTCATTTACCGGAAGCATAA
- a CDS encoding response regulator: MALFILAVIIFVVADILIRFIIKRVQEKKIRTEREKVLQVSLNLDFSKEAKTLKRAEVENPKAKILCVDDEEIILSSFRKILVLDGYAVDTVETGQEALHLIQMNHYDFLFTDLKMPSMDGVDVAKSVKHLRPDIDVIIITGYATVESAVEVMKFGAMDYVQKPFTEDELLEFVRKSLIKRQDRIKKTLKPQVHISHLTGSEYFNSGEFAIPGGVFISKNHCWLAIDQDGKAKIGIDDFAKKIIGKIDDIDFPNLGMKIKQNQPLFSIKQGSRKVIFNSPITGNVTQVNNNLKENQESLDISPYENNWICAIDADSLDNEIRNLSIGKSAVAFYQADIEKYMEEISKLKKSDDNNKESIFKGEIEELNDLDYEKIVAKFFSH; the protein is encoded by the coding sequence ATGGCACTTTTTATTTTAGCTGTAATCATTTTCGTAGTTGCAGATATTTTAATACGTTTTATAATTAAACGCGTACAGGAAAAGAAAATAAGAACTGAAAGAGAAAAAGTTCTTCAAGTTAGTTTAAATTTGGATTTTTCCAAAGAAGCCAAAACATTGAAAAGAGCAGAAGTTGAAAATCCAAAAGCAAAGATTCTTTGCGTTGATGATGAAGAAATTATTCTTTCAAGTTTCAGAAAAATTCTTGTCCTTGACGGTTATGCAGTTGACACAGTTGAAACTGGTCAAGAAGCGCTGCATTTGATACAAATGAATCATTATGATTTTTTATTCACAGATCTAAAAATGCCATCAATGGATGGAGTTGACGTTGCTAAAAGTGTAAAACACCTAAGACCTGATATAGACGTTATAATAATTACCGGATATGCCACGGTAGAAAGCGCTGTTGAAGTAATGAAATTCGGTGCCATGGACTATGTTCAAAAACCTTTTACAGAAGATGAACTTTTGGAATTTGTCAGAAAATCTTTAATTAAAAGACAGGATAGAATAAAGAAAACACTTAAACCACAAGTTCACATTTCACATTTAACGGGAAGTGAATATTTTAATTCCGGTGAGTTTGCAATTCCCGGCGGAGTATTCATTTCTAAAAATCATTGTTGGCTTGCAATTGATCAAGATGGTAAAGCAAAAATAGGAATTGATGATTTCGCAAAAAAAATTATAGGGAAAATTGATGATATAGATTTTCCTAATCTTGGAATGAAAATTAAGCAAAATCAACCTTTATTTAGTATAAAACAAGGCAGCAGAAAAGTAATCTTTAATTCTCCAATTACAGGTAATGTTACTCAAGTAAATAACAATTTAAAAGAGAATCAAGAATCGCTCGATATTTCACCTTATGAAAATAATTGGATTTGCGCAATTGACGCGGATAGTTTGGATAATGAAATTAGAAATTTAAGTATTGGAAAATCCGCTGTTGCATTTTATCAAGCCGATATTGAAAAATATATGGAAGAAATTTCAAAACTGAAAAAATCGGACGATAATAACAAAGAGTCTATTTTTAAAGGCGAAATTGAAGAATTAAACGACCTTGATTATGAAAAAATAGTTGCGAAATTCTTTTCCCATTAA
- a CDS encoding cytochrome b/b6 domain-containing protein, whose product MKYKLFILYVLLLQINITYSQSNSDCFDCHSDETLNYERNGKEVSLFVAENLFNNSAHNKVACVDCHTGFDASDIPHKDGENIYKVNCANCHNKIGEQQKSDIHHRLKSKNPDKKFPDCLTCHSYHNAKPLKSIPDKAKYFCSSCHKESKNPSGFHKNIFVSNAKCAECHDDVESFNTELAKSVHSKLACADCHTFASTNLETHDSNEEMAKSSNCESCHKTIFDEHKQSIHGLKLAEGVKEAANCYSCHGSHDILNVKDEKSKVHPKNLAKTCGNCHDDPTFEEKFEMSVVRPGRMYSQSVHGKHVSAGDKEAANCSTCHGVHDIKNRVMDGSKISPLNIPNTCEKCHEKEVAEYKNSIHWMRVSRGIKDAPVCNDCHNEHSIEEIKDLGREANRMKMQQETCIGCHENSRIAKKYGKEGNQVEEYLSSYHGLAALRGDKDAALCIDCHNVHSILPSRNPKASTNSENVTKTCQKCHKDATEIFSKSYSHKTESESARSIESLVSSIYFWLIIAVIGGMFAHNLLIFLYETRKKRKKEKNAIRMPRFTKNEVVQHILLAVSFIVLAITGFALKYPNSFWAEGLLNLGMSETIRQYTHRVSAVLMIVLSLYHVFYLAFTARGRDVLKELLPTFKDITDLRENITYYLRLSKKHPEFERYDYAEKAEYWALIWGTFVMALTGLILWFPTMVGDWAPVWLIKVSEIVHFMEAILASLAILIWHWFFVIYRPSEYPMNFTWVDGKMTLEHYRHHHERHFKRIILEWYEYNLEGHPRKKLSNYTKLFKNVLEKNGYDLENVIQGELNKDLELRMWYEEEIEKINNNLA is encoded by the coding sequence ATGAAATATAAATTGTTCATTTTATATGTTCTTTTATTACAAATCAACATAACTTATTCTCAAAGTAATTCTGATTGTTTTGACTGTCATTCAGATGAAACATTGAATTATGAGAGAAACGGTAAAGAAGTTTCATTATTTGTTGCCGAAAATTTGTTTAATAATTCAGCTCACAATAAAGTCGCTTGTGTTGATTGTCATACCGGTTTTGATGCGTCGGATATTCCACATAAAGATGGCGAAAATATTTACAAAGTAAATTGCGCAAATTGTCATAATAAAATTGGCGAACAGCAAAAATCAGATATTCACCATAGATTAAAATCAAAAAATCCTGACAAGAAATTTCCTGATTGTTTAACGTGCCATTCTTATCACAATGCTAAGCCCCTAAAATCGATACCGGATAAGGCAAAATATTTCTGTTCAAGCTGCCATAAGGAAAGTAAAAATCCGTCAGGTTTTCATAAAAATATATTTGTCAGCAATGCCAAATGTGCCGAATGTCATGACGATGTTGAAAGTTTTAATACCGAATTAGCTAAATCTGTTCATAGTAAACTTGCTTGTGCCGATTGCCATACATTTGCTTCAACCAATTTGGAGACTCATGATTCTAATGAAGAAATGGCAAAAAGTTCAAATTGCGAATCGTGTCACAAAACAATATTTGATGAACATAAGCAAAGTATTCATGGACTTAAATTGGCTGAAGGCGTAAAAGAAGCCGCAAATTGTTACAGTTGCCATGGTTCGCATGATATATTAAATGTTAAAGATGAAAAAAGTAAAGTGCATCCAAAAAATTTAGCAAAGACTTGCGGTAACTGCCACGATGATCCGACATTTGAAGAAAAATTTGAAATGAGTGTCGTACGACCCGGTAGAATGTATTCGCAATCGGTTCATGGAAAACACGTTTCTGCAGGCGACAAAGAAGCGGCAAATTGCTCTACATGTCATGGAGTTCATGATATTAAAAACAGAGTTATGGATGGCTCCAAAATTTCTCCTTTAAATATCCCAAACACTTGCGAAAAATGTCATGAGAAAGAAGTTGCGGAATATAAAAACTCAATTCACTGGATGAGAGTTTCAAGAGGAATTAAAGATGCTCCGGTTTGTAATGACTGTCATAATGAACATAGCATTGAAGAAATTAAAGATTTAGGCAGAGAAGCAAACCGAATGAAAATGCAGCAGGAAACTTGTATCGGATGTCATGAAAATTCGCGAATTGCAAAAAAATACGGCAAAGAAGGAAATCAAGTTGAAGAATATTTGAGCAGTTATCATGGACTTGCAGCATTGCGCGGAGATAAAGATGCAGCATTATGTATAGATTGCCACAACGTGCACAGCATTTTGCCAAGCAGAAATCCTAAAGCTTCTACAAATTCTGAGAATGTGACAAAAACATGCCAAAAATGTCATAAGGATGCTACCGAAATTTTCAGCAAAAGTTATTCACACAAAACCGAATCGGAAAGCGCGAGATCCATTGAAAGTTTGGTGAGCAGTATTTATTTCTGGCTAATAATTGCTGTAATCGGCGGAATGTTCGCACATAATTTACTTATCTTTTTATATGAAACGAGAAAGAAAAGGAAAAAAGAAAAAAATGCAATCAGAATGCCGCGATTTACTAAAAATGAAGTCGTTCAGCATATACTCCTTGCAGTTTCATTTATTGTTCTAGCAATAACCGGTTTTGCTTTGAAATATCCAAACAGCTTTTGGGCAGAAGGGTTATTGAATTTAGGTATGTCGGAAACTATTAGACAATACACACATAGAGTTTCTGCGGTATTAATGATTGTTTTAAGTTTATACCATGTATTTTATTTAGCTTTTACCGCAAGAGGAAGAGATGTTCTAAAAGAACTTCTTCCTACATTTAAGGATATAACCGATCTAAGAGAAAACATTACTTATTATTTACGATTGTCAAAAAAACATCCTGAATTTGAAAGATATGACTATGCTGAAAAAGCTGAATATTGGGCGCTAATTTGGGGAACCTTTGTTATGGCATTGACAGGCTTGATACTTTGGTTTCCAACAATGGTTGGCGACTGGGCTCCGGTTTGGCTTATAAAAGTAAGTGAAATTGTTCATTTTATGGAAGCAATTCTTGCATCATTGGCAATTCTTATTTGGCATTGGTTCTTTGTTATTTACAGACCTTCCGAATATCCGATGAACTTTACTTGGGTTGACGGAAAAATGACTCTTGAACATTATCGACATCATCATGAAAGACATTTCAAAAGAATTATTCTTGAATGGTATGAATATAATTTAGAAGGACATCCTAGAAAGAAATTATCCAATTACACTAAGCTATTTAAAAATGTTCTTGAAAAGAATGGCTATGATTTGGAGAATGTAATCCAAGGTGAACTAAATAAGGATCTTGAATTAAGAATGTGGTATGAAGAAGAAATCGAAAAAATTAATAATAATTTAGCTTAG
- the hybB gene encoding Ni/Fe-hydrogenase cytochrome b subunit: protein MSHSHIPTPMNKKYFTPGVIVLCLIALNGIIFLLGRFFFGIGSVTNLNDQYPWGIWIGLDVAAGVALAAGGFTTAALGHIMHRDKYETIIRPALLTAMLGYTFVAMGVFVDIGRWYFIWHPLVMWNGNSALFEVGICVMLYVSVLYIEFLPIVTERFIGRVNLPGFLSRFNKIIDKFLRILDSTLEKFMFIFIIAGVVLSCLHQSSLGTLMIIAGPKMHPLWQTPILPLLFLLSAFSVGFPMVIAESLSASRSFGLKPETEVLSSLSKFIAPLLGVYLIGKIGDMVIRETFVYLTEVNTISILFAIEIIVGVVVPLRMFLSPEVRKSPTGLFIGSILVIFGILMNRFNNFVTAYHPPYSIEAYFPSIGEISVTLGFVAIEILIYRLFVIIFPVISIPSSKTGLKTKYAIRGVVK from the coding sequence ATGAGCCATTCACATATTCCAACTCCTATGAATAAAAAATATTTTACTCCCGGAGTAATAGTTTTATGTCTAATTGCACTCAACGGAATAATATTCCTACTTGGCAGATTTTTCTTCGGCATTGGTTCTGTTACGAATTTAAATGATCAATATCCTTGGGGCATTTGGATTGGATTAGACGTTGCGGCTGGTGTCGCTTTGGCCGCAGGCGGGTTTACAACCGCAGCACTTGGTCATATAATGCACAGAGATAAATATGAAACAATTATTCGTCCTGCCTTATTAACAGCAATGCTTGGATATACTTTTGTAGCGATGGGTGTTTTTGTTGATATTGGAAGATGGTATTTCATTTGGCATCCGCTAGTAATGTGGAACGGCAATTCCGCATTATTTGAAGTCGGTATTTGCGTTATGCTTTATGTAAGCGTATTATATATTGAATTTCTTCCAATTGTTACTGAAAGATTTATTGGAAGAGTAAACCTTCCGGGTTTCTTAAGCAGATTCAATAAAATAATTGACAAGTTTTTAAGAATTCTTGACAGTACTCTGGAAAAATTCATGTTCATATTTATTATTGCCGGCGTTGTACTTTCTTGTCTTCACCAATCATCATTAGGAACTTTAATGATAATTGCGGGACCCAAAATGCATCCGCTTTGGCAGACACCAATTCTTCCATTATTATTTTTATTGAGCGCGTTTTCGGTTGGATTTCCTATGGTAATAGCAGAATCTTTGAGCGCGTCAAGATCTTTTGGATTAAAACCTGAGACCGAAGTTCTTTCAAGTTTATCAAAATTTATTGCTCCATTATTAGGCGTTTATTTGATAGGTAAAATTGGTGATATGGTAATTAGAGAAACATTTGTTTATTTAACAGAAGTAAATACTATCAGCATATTATTTGCAATAGAAATTATTGTTGGAGTTGTTGTTCCTCTTAGAATGTTTTTATCACCCGAAGTGAGGAAATCTCCAACAGGATTATTTATCGGTTCCATACTTGTAATATTCGGAATTTTGATGAACAGATTCAATAATTTCGTCACCGCTTATCATCCTCCCTATTCTATTGAGGCATATTTTCCATCCATTGGTGAAATCTCTGTAACACTTGGTTTCGTTGCAATCGAAATTTTAATTTACAGATTATTTGTAATAATATTCCCGGTTATAAGTATTCCTTCATCAAAAACCGGACTGAAAACAAAGTATGCTATTCGTGGGGTTGTAAAATGA